One Desulfobaccales bacterium DNA segment encodes these proteins:
- the cobM gene encoding precorrin-4 C(11)-methyltransferase has protein sequence MTERHPVIFIGAGPGDPELITVKGQKALAAADLVLYAGSLVSPAILTWAGPGAELVDTAALNLEEIVGRMMGGHRVGQRVVRVHSGDPSLYGAIQEQLEVLEQEQIPCQVIPGVTAAFAAAAALAQELTLPEVTQTVILTRAAGRTPVPPGEALGDLARHGATLVIYLSIKLIDAVVAELTPAYGPETPVVVAYRVSWPDQQIIRGKMATIAGLVKEADIERQALILVGPALAAREGQLKARSKLYDRDFAHGFRPLVGEDL, from the coding sequence ATGACTGAGCGTCATCCCGTTATCTTCATAGGAGCCGGGCCCGGTGACCCGGAGCTAATCACAGTCAAAGGGCAAAAGGCCCTGGCCGCGGCAGACCTGGTGCTCTATGCCGGGTCCCTGGTGTCGCCGGCTATTCTTACCTGGGCCGGCCCAGGGGCCGAACTCGTGGACACCGCGGCTCTGAACCTGGAAGAAATCGTTGGCCGGATGATGGGGGGGCACCGGGTCGGCCAACGGGTGGTCCGGGTCCACTCCGGCGACCCTTCCCTCTACGGGGCCATCCAGGAGCAGCTGGAAGTTTTGGAACAAGAACAGATCCCTTGCCAGGTAATCCCCGGAGTGACCGCGGCCTTTGCTGCGGCTGCGGCTCTGGCCCAGGAACTCACCCTGCCGGAGGTGACCCAGACCGTTATTTTAACCCGGGCGGCGGGGCGCACCCCGGTGCCGCCGGGGGAGGCCTTAGGTGATCTGGCTCGTCACGGGGCCACCCTGGTCATCTATCTGAGTATCAAACTTATAGATGCCGTGGTGGCCGAACTCACCCCCGCCTACGGTCCGGAAACGCCGGTGGTGGTGGCCTACCGAGTGAGCTGGCCGGACCAGCAGATTATCCGAGGCAAGATGGCAACTATCGCCGGGTTGGTCAAGGAAGCGGACATTGAGCGCCAGGCCTTGATCCTGGTGGGTCCGGCCCTGGCCGCCAGGGAAGGGCAGTTAAAGGCCAGGTCCAAACTTTATGATCGAGATTTTGCCCATGGGTTTCGGCCCCTTGTTGGGGAAGATTTGTAG